Part of the Corynebacterium caspium DSM 44850 genome, AGAACTGGTAGAGGTTTGCTATCAAACCCCCACCAACACTAAAAATTATTAGCTACCTAGCTACTCAATTTTCTATTAACTAGATTTTGTACTTCTTGGTAACGGTCTCCCAGACGTGCTCGCCGTTCTGCACCATTACCATATTTTCCTTGGATTACGGCAGCGGCCAGTTCCTCAAGATCACCAGTAGGGGAAGTCCCAACCACGCTATCTTTACCACTATTTTCCGCCGGCACCGGCTTCGGCGGAGCCTTGCGTTCTGGGTTTTCCGCACTGGAAGATAACTTCGCCTTCGCGAGCTTTTCGTTCACCCGTTGTTGCACAGCATCGTAACGCTGTCCCAAACGGGTTCGTCGTTCCGCTCCAGAGCCGTATTTACCGCTTATGACAGCATCGGCAAGCTTGTCAATGCTTAGATCATCGATTGTGTCAATCACAGCATTTGCACCCGATATATAAGGCTCTAGCACCACACTTGGCGGATAATAACGACCAGGGCATGCCGTCGGATAAACATCCATGTGTCCGATTATCTTAAGCCGATTTCCATGGCGCCCTTGAATATCGTTTATGAGTTCACCAATAGTGCGCTTATCTGCTTCAGAAGCCCGCGGATTACATTCAATGCCTATGGATTCGCAATTAATTACCCAATCACCAGCATGCCACGCAGTGTCGGCCTCCGATACCATCAATGCCACTCTGCCAGCTTCCACAACATAATGCGCCGATGTACCGGCTTGTTTTGAAGCCAGCCAACTAACCGTGCCATTAAAGGTAGGGTTTTTCTTTGGGTCATCCCAATGATGAATAACAATATATTTTATTTGGTACCCAGAACGTCCCTTCGTATGCCCAGGTGCCATTATATTTGCACTAAATGCATAGCTCATTTTATTCCCTATCCCTCCCGTAGATCATTGCAATCCAGTCGGCTAAGGGTATCTGGTTGCTACTCAGAAGAAAAGATCCACTGAAAATATTTCAGATAAATGCCATCAGCAAGTAAAAGAAGGACAAAAAATCCATATAAAAAGCTCCCCACCCGATACTGATAGTGGGGAGCTAGTTAGAGCGAAGTCCTAAAGATATTTGGAAGAAATACCCGATTTAGAACGGCACTCCAGAGTGCAGAATAATATTTGCATAAGGAGTTGCTTCGCCAGTGCGCACTACGAATTTGCATTCGGCTATGCGCTTTTTGAAATACTCGTGATCCACATTATGCACGCGTCCAAGTTGGCTAGCGCGATCTGCAAACCATTGTCCAGCTGGTGAACTAGCGGATTGCGTCGCAATAACGCTGTTTTCCACCACAACTTCGCTTAGCAGCGCATCCAAAACTGGCACAAAAGCAGGAGTACCAAACACCAGGGCTAGGTCTACAACTTCAACACCAGGAGGAATGGGGAGACCGCAGTCGGCTATAGCGAAGGCATCTGTATGCCCCAATTTAGCCAGCAAACCAGAGAGCTGGGAGTTGAGAATGCCAGTCTTTTTCATCACTGTCCAATCTGGGCTATGTCATCCAAAGAGGGATAAGAAAGCTGTGCGCCTTCATGCGCCACCACATAAGCAGAAACGCGAGTGGCATACCGAGCAGCAGTTACAAGGTCATCGCCATGGGTAATCCGGGCAACCAGTGCTCCCACAAAGGCATCTCCAGCACCAGTGGTATCAACAACCTCAGTTTTTAGACTCGGGATCTGAGTCGAACCATCTGGCTGTGCAATATAGGAACCAGCAGCACCAAGAGTTATGACCAATGCTGGGGAACCCATAGCTAGAAATTCAGCAGCAATCTGCACATGATCTTGTGCTTTCTTACCTACTAAATGCTGGTAAGCAAGCGCTGCTTCATGCTCGTTGAGAACCAGCGGGTTAGCGGCTAGCAAAACCTCGCGGTCCAGGTCATACCATGGCGCCACATTGAGAACTACTCGAATTTTGCGAGCCACAGCAGCACGAACCAGTGCCTCCGTAGTCGCGCGCGGTAGTTCTCCTTGCAACACAACTACATCATCATCAGCGAGGGTCGCGATGGTATCTGCCGCCCATTTTTCATCAACTTCATGATTAGCGCCAGGAATTACCACAATGGTGTTTTCGCCAGCATCAGAAACCGCGATAATCGCTAAGCCGGTAACACTTCCGGTACCAACACCACTTAAATCTACGCCAGCTTTTTCCAGGAGATCCAGCGCAATAGGAGCGTCGCTATCTGCACCTACTTTGCCAATCAAAGCCACCTGTCCACCTTGAAGTTGAGCAGCTAAGGCCTGGTTTGCCCCTTTGCCGCCAGGGGAGCGCATCACGGAAGTTCCCATGACAGTTTCCCCTGGTAGAGGGTGCCTTTCTAAGCGGGCACTGAGATCGACATTAATCGATCCGATTACAACAATTCGGCTCATTTAGCGAACTCGCTGATATTCTTGGAGTCAACTACAACCACTTTAACGGGCAGATCTTTTTCTACAGTTTCACCGTTGATAGCCCGAATTGCTACCTTAACTGCCTGACGACCCAATTCACCGGGCTGCTGAGCGATGGTGGCAAACATGGTGCCAGCCTTTACCGCAGCTGCGCCCTCATCGGTGCCATCGAAGCCGACCACGAATACTTCCTTACCAGCGCGATTACCCAAAGCCTGGATTGCACCAAGGGCCATTTCGTCATTTTCAGCGAAAATACCGACCACATCTGGGTGAGACTGCAACAAGTTGGTGGCAACATCTAGGCCTTCAGCGCGGTTGAAATTAGCCGTCTGCGAAGCCACGACCTCAATATCTGCGTATTTTTTGATAGCTTCAGTAAAACCAGCGCCACGGTCACGAGAAGCAGAGGTTCCAGGTACCCCCTGCAATACGATGACCTTGCCCTTCTTACCGATGGCCTCGGCTAGAGCATCGGCAGCAATGCGTCCACCGCCTTCGTTATCCGAAGATACGTTAGTGGTTACGGTAGCCCCATCTACCACACGGTCCACCGCAATTAGTGGAAGTTTCTTATCAATAATTGGCTTAACTGCAGGGCCGGCAGCTTCGGAATCAACAGGGTTGATCAAAAGTGCAGAGGTCTGGCCATTGGCAGCATCAGCAATTTGGTTTTGCTGCACAGAGGCATCATCTTGGGCATCCAAAACATCTAGTTTCACGCCGGCTTCTTTAGCCGCTTCTTCAGCACCATTGCGCAGCTGAATAAAGAATGGATTATTCAAAGTGGAGATAGACAACGTGATGGAGGTGCCGGAGCCAGATGCCGCATCAGTGGCAGTATCGCGGTTGCAAGCAGCGAGAGAAAAAGCCAGGGTAGCAGCAGCTACGGCGGCGATGGTCTTCTTGATCTTCATGATTGTCTCCTTAGGAGTGAAAGCAACGGAAATAAGAGTGAAGCAACGTTGAAACGTTAAAGACAGGATTTAGTTTTTTGACGTCTTTTGACGCAAGACGTCAATTCCAACGGCGATGGCAATTACTAGACCAATAACTACTTGCTGCCAGAAAGAGCTGACATTTAGTAGATTCAAGCCATTACGAATGACGGCGAGAATAAGTGCACCAATTAGCGTACCGAAAGCGCGTCCGGAACCGCCGGCCAAGGATGCTCCACCGATAACCACAGCGGCAATTGCATCTAGCTCATAACCAGAGGCCGCTTGGGGCTGGGCCGAAGCTAAACGAGCCGCAAGCACTAATCCGGCAAACCCGGCATAAAGTCCCGATAGTCCATATACCAAGGTCAGGGTGCGCTTTACGGGCAAACCCGAAAGGTGTGCAGCTTCTTCATTACCACCAATGGCATAGAGAGAACGGCCAAATACCGTGCGATTGAGCACAAAAGCGGTGATGAGGAACATCACTAGCATCACAATTAACGGAACCGGAACTGGGCCCAAATTTCCACCCAGCCAGTTAATTTCCTTAGGTAATGAAATTGGGCGTCCGTCTGCAATTACCAAAGTTAAACCACGAGCTACTGAAAGCATGGCCAAAGTAGCGATAAAGGCAGGAAGTTTGCCATAGGAAATAGCCACACCGGATACTAGCCCAGCTACTAATCCCACTATTGGGGCCACGATTAGACCAGTTGCACCAGGCATACCGTGCGCAATTATCCACCCGGCTGAAACCGAACTTAGGGCCGCAACCGAACCAACTGAAAGGTCAATTCCAGCAGTGACAATTACATATGTCATGCCAAAGGCCAAAATAGCGGTAACCGCAGCTTGCACCCCAACATTAAGCAGGTTAGAGGTGGTCAGGAAGTTAGGAGTAGCAATAAACATTGCTATGCCTACTCCGATAAGGCCGACCAGCGCGCCATTATTTGAAATAAAATTATTAAAACCTTTTAACTTCCCAGCCTTTGCGGGAGATTTAGTTTCAGTAGACACGAGAGGACTCAACTTCCTTAACTGCTAGGGTCATGACGTTATCTTGAGTAGCTTCCTTAGCTGGCATTTCGCCCACAATCCGCCCGCCAGACATAACAATGATGCGATCAGACATACCAAGTACTTCTGGAAGATCCGAGGAAGCAAGTAGCACCGCCCCGCCACGGGCAGTAATGGCGTTTATCAGCTCATAAACCTCAACCTTGGCACCGACATCGACACCGCGAGTGGGCTCATCAAGGAGCAAAATATCAATACCGGCAATATGCCAGCGCCCAAAAACGACCTTTTGCTGATTACCACCAGAAAGGGAGCGAACTGGCTGCTTGAGGGTGCCCAGCCGAATCCTTAGAGCATCACGAGTTTTTTCCGCCCGCTGTTCGTGGCCTTTAAGATCAGCCAAAGGGCCATGCGACATAGTTCTTAAAGTGGCATATCCAAGGTTTTCTAGAACTGAAGCATTAAGCACAAGACCTTGGGATTTACGATCTTCTGGCAC contains:
- a CDS encoding N-acetylmuramoyl-L-alanine amidase; amino-acid sequence: MSYAFSANIMAPGHTKGRSGYQIKYIVIHHWDDPKKNPTFNGTVSWLASKQAGTSAHYVVEAGRVALMVSEADTAWHAGDWVINCESIGIECNPRASEADKRTIGELINDIQGRHGNRLKIIGHMDVYPTACPGRYYPPSVVLEPYISGANAVIDTIDDLSIDKLADAVISGKYGSGAERRTRLGQRYDAVQQRVNEKLAKAKLSSSAENPERKAPPKPVPAENSGKDSVVGTSPTGDLEELAAAVIQGKYGNGAERRARLGDRYQEVQNLVNRKLSS
- the rbsD gene encoding D-ribose pyranase — protein: MKKTGILNSQLSGLLAKLGHTDAFAIADCGLPIPPGVEVVDLALVFGTPAFVPVLDALLSEVVVENSVIATQSASSPAGQWFADRASQLGRVHNVDHEYFKKRIAECKFVVRTGEATPYANIILHSGVPF
- a CDS encoding ribokinase encodes the protein MSRIVVIGSINVDLSARLERHPLPGETVMGTSVMRSPGGKGANQALAAQLQGGQVALIGKVGADSDAPIALDLLEKAGVDLSGVGTGSVTGLAIIAVSDAGENTIVVIPGANHEVDEKWAADTIATLADDDVVVLQGELPRATTEALVRAAVARKIRVVLNVAPWYDLDREVLLAANPLVLNEHEAALAYQHLVGKKAQDHVQIAAEFLAMGSPALVITLGAAGSYIAQPDGSTQIPSLKTEVVDTTGAGDAFVGALVARITHGDDLVTAARYATRVSAYVVAHEGAQLSYPSLDDIAQIGQ
- a CDS encoding substrate-binding domain-containing protein translates to MKIKKTIAAVAAATLAFSLAACNRDTATDAASGSGTSITLSISTLNNPFFIQLRNGAEEAAKEAGVKLDVLDAQDDASVQQNQIADAANGQTSALLINPVDSEAAGPAVKPIIDKKLPLIAVDRVVDGATVTTNVSSDNEGGGRIAADALAEAIGKKGKVIVLQGVPGTSASRDRGAGFTEAIKKYADIEVVASQTANFNRAEGLDVATNLLQSHPDVVGIFAENDEMALGAIQALGNRAGKEVFVVGFDGTDEGAAAVKAGTMFATIAQQPGELGRQAVKVAIRAINGETVEKDLPVKVVVVDSKNISEFAK
- a CDS encoding ABC transporter permease, producing MSTETKSPAKAGKLKGFNNFISNNGALVGLIGVGIAMFIATPNFLTTSNLLNVGVQAAVTAILAFGMTYVIVTAGIDLSVGSVAALSSVSAGWIIAHGMPGATGLIVAPIVGLVAGLVSGVAISYGKLPAFIATLAMLSVARGLTLVIADGRPISLPKEINWLGGNLGPVPVPLIVMLVMFLITAFVLNRTVFGRSLYAIGGNEEAAHLSGLPVKRTLTLVYGLSGLYAGFAGLVLAARLASAQPQAASGYELDAIAAVVIGGASLAGGSGRAFGTLIGALILAVIRNGLNLLNVSSFWQQVVIGLVIAIAVGIDVLRQKTSKN